A portion of the Glycine max cultivar Williams 82 chromosome 10, Glycine_max_v4.0, whole genome shotgun sequence genome contains these proteins:
- the LOC100816955 gene encoding Tetraspanin-18-like (The RefSeq protein has 1 substitution compared to this genomic sequence), producing MRLNLCHVSLGFVLKFLNFLQCFVGLSILLYSLWMFNEWDHSVPPDPPLPPAFHFYLKLNSINLPAPWFIYNFMGFGILVLCISFLGCIAAEMINGCCLCFYSILVVVLLLLEASLVGFIALDSDWEKDIPFDPTGQLDELRAFIEDNIDTCTWVGIAVLVIQALSLLLALILRATVSSRRADFDYEDGYDVRGRSWEPLLNPQPGQPSGSSKGDNSGNHSDFRSVRMREKYGLNHGDKSSYQP from the exons ATGCGGCTGAATTTGTGCCACGTTTCGCTTGGTTTCGTTCTGAAATTCCTGAATTTCCTTCAATGCTTCGTTGGCCTTTCCATTCTGCTCTATTCCCTATGGATGTTCAACGAATGGGACCATAGTGTCCCTCCTGATCCTCCTCTTCCTCCCGCCTTCCATTTCTATCTCAAACTCAATTCCATCAACCTACCCGCTCCATG GTTCATCTACAATTTCATGGGATTTGGAATATTGGTGTTATGCATTTCTTTCTTGGGTTGCATTGCAGCTGAAATGATTAATGGTTGCTGCTTGTGTTTT taCTCTATACTCGTGGTGGTGCTTCTTCTTCTGGAAGCTTCTCTGGTGGGATTCATTGCACTTGATAGTGATTGGGAAAAG GATATTCCATTTGATCCAACTGGTCAACTTGACGAGCTTCGAGCTTTCATTGAAGATAATATAGATACCTGCACATGGGTTGGCATTGCTGTGCTTGTGATTCAG GCATTATCTCTACTACTGGCATTAATTTTGCGAGCCACAGTTTCTTCTAGGAGAGCAGATTTTGATTATGAGGATGGATATGATGTTAGGGGTAGAAGTTGGGAGCCCCTACTGAATCCTCAACCTGGCCAACCATCTGGGTCTAGCAAAGGTGATAATAGTGGAAATCACTCAGATTTTTGGAGTGTGCGGATGAGAGAGAAG TACGGATTGAACCATGGTGATAAGAGCAGCTACCAACCATGA
- the LOC100816955 gene encoding tetraspanin-18-like isoform X1 — translation MRLNLCHVSLGFVLKFLNFLQCFVGLSILLYSLWMFNEWDHSVPPDPPLPPAFHFYLKLNSINLPAPWFIYNFMGFGILVLCISFLGCIAAEMINGCCLCFYSILVVVLLLLEASLVGFIALDSDWEKDIPFDPTGQLDELRAFIEDNIDTCTWVGIAVLVIQIASMGSRAWYKICCSFYFIKVETRKQDKILPQHCA, via the exons ATGCGGCTGAATTTGTGCCACGTTTCGCTTGGTTTCGTTCTGAAATTCCTGAATTTCCTTCAATGCTTCGTTGGCCTTTCCATTCTGCTCTATTCCCTATGGATGTTCAACGAATGGGACCATAGTGTCCCTCCTGATCCTCCTCTTCCTCCCGCCTTCCATTTCTATCTCAAACTCAATTCCATCAACCTACCCGCTCCATG GTTCATCTACAATTTCATGGGATTTGGAATATTGGTGTTATGCATTTCTTTCTTGGGTTGCATTGCAGCTGAAATGATTAATGGTTGCTGCTTGTGTTTT taCTCTATACTCGTGGTGGTGCTTCTTCTTCTGGAAGCTTCTCTGGTGGGATTCATTGCACTTGATAGTGATTGGGAAAAG GATATTCCATTTGATCCAACTGGTCAACTTGACGAGCTTCGAGCTTTCATTGAAGATAATATAGATACCTGCACATGGGTTGGCATTGCTGTGCTTGTGATTCAG ATTGCAAGTATGGGAAGTAGAGCCTGGTATAAAATATGCTGCTCCTTTTACTTTATTAAGGTTGAAACAAGAAAACAGGACAAAATTCTACCCCAGCACTGTGCCTAG